Proteins from one Podospora pseudoanserina strain CBS 124.78 chromosome 1, whole genome shotgun sequence genomic window:
- a CDS encoding hypothetical protein (EggNog:ENOG503NUV7; COG:D), producing MATISALAAAATQTSSLDPSSVRPNSDRSSYSSSPRQYPTELTDPILEEGDETDSEVANEPVTPVSGRQSQDFQTLATHEIHPDVAQEQADQSVTSFPAVRAGTTPGSKPPLVLNTDGDTPPRAPPQSSSSSVISNTQTTPRAAEPATPPPPTAAASSADQDPAAHPHTRRPTFSSSSLRRNMSSFLKRVTHPDKSDAVSGVGYSEHPVHESGRKVPARRWSMNRSSATTRSNTPPSPGSPVEMAIRSKEQASTPTVPGSDEFVKKKPRASTNFLRSRPHVPNNAELQLRRRASSFDYTNQEKVLVASTPHGPVNVEKIERQIWEMPAETGTGLKARRMSVSLPDDFVVDVVELQSEFEYENKLLGRHAKSVGKGGHGKVKTMARKGCPAELVAVKEFRRKSRLETVEEYEKKIKSEYTLSKSLNHPNVVTTFRLCIDHGRWNHVMEFCSEGDLYGLVKEGYLKGDDKEKDRLCLFKQLVRGVHYLHSNGIAHRDIKLENLLITSDSALKIADFGVSEVFCGSHPGLRESGGQCGKNMGEIRRCAPGICGSMPYLAPEVLKKEGDYDPRAVDVWSSAVVMLHLVFGGAIWQKAQEGDNSAANKNFNELVRGWAQWNASHKDAENPAITEMDYPKVKAFDFGVRPPALRRVLLQMLNPNPDQRTSIHDVVNNRWVRNIECCQKADNEEADPATTMIDASKSGCLIRSGEKLFCHNHLPPKKQFTSHSLGKMPGSVGY from the exons ATGGCAACCATCTCAGCgctggctgctgcggctACGCAGACGTCCTCATTAG aCCCGTCCTCTGTGCGTCCCAATTCCGACAGGTCCAGCtactcatcatcgccacgcCAATATCCCACCGAGCTTACAGATCCCATTctggaagagggtgatgagacCGACAGCGAGGTCGCCAACGAACCCGTCACTCCCGTGAGTGGCCGCCAGTCTCAGGATTTTCAAACGCTTGCCACTCACGAAATCCATCCGGACGTGGCCCAGGAACAGGCCGACCAAAGCGTCACCTCCTTTCCAGCCGTGCGGGCCGGCACCACGCCCGGCTCCAAGCCGCCCCTGGTGCTGAATACTGACGGTGATACCCCGCCGAGAGCACCCCCCCAgagctcttcctcgtccGTTATTTCCAACACCCAAACAACACCTCGTGCTGCTGAGCCAgcaacgccgccgccgcccaccgccgccgcctcctcggccgacCAGGATCCCGCTGCACACCCTCACACCAGGCGGCCCACTTTCAGCAGCTCGTCTCTTCGTCGCAACATGTCGAGCTTTCTCAAACGTGTCACCCATCCGGACAAGTCTGACGCCGTCAGTGGTGTCGGATACTCGGAGCACCCGGTGCACGAGAGCGGACGAAAGGTGCCAGCTCGAAGGTGGTCCATGAACAGGAGTTCGGCTACTACTCGCTCCAACactccgccctcgccgggATCGCCTGTAGAGATGGCTATCCGGAGCAAGGAGCAGGCGTCGACGCCAACCGTGCCCGGCTCCGACGAGTTTGTCAAAAAGAAGCCACGTGCTTCGACCAACTTTTTGCGCTCCCGCCCGCATGTTCCGAACAATGCTGAACTGCAACTCAGACGTCGCGCGAGCAGTTTTGATTACACCAACCAGGAGAAGGTCCTCGTTGCCTCCACGCCACACGGCCCGGTCAACGTTGAGAAGATCGAAAGGCAGATCTGGGAAATGCCGGCGGAAACCGGCACCGGCCTCAAGGCTCGCCGCATGAGCGTGAGCTTGCCTGATGATTTCGTGGTCGACGTGGTCGAGCTGCAGTCGGAATTTGAGTACGAGAACAAGCTGCTCGGCCGCCATGCAAAGTCGGTCGGCAAGGGCGGTCacggcaaggtcaagacGATGGCCAGGAAGGGATGCCCCGCCGAACTCGTTGCGGTCAAAGAATTCCGCCGCAAATCGCGCctggagacggtggaggagtacgagaagaagatcaaaTCCGAGTACACCCTATCCAAGAGTCTGAACCACCCCAACGTGGTCACGACATTTCGACTCTGCATCGACCACGGCCGTTGGAACCACGTCATGGAGTTTTGTTCGGAAGGAGATCTGTACGggctggtgaaggagggtTACCTCAAGGGcgacgacaaggagaaggaccgTTTGTGTCTCTTCAAACAGCTCGTTCGGGGTGTGCACTATCTCCACTCCAATGGCATCGCGCACCGAGACATCAAGCTCGagaacctcctcatcaccagcgaCAGCGCCCTCAAGATTGCAGACTTCGGCGTTTCTGAGGTCTTTTGCGGCTCGCACCCCGGACTTAGAGAATCTGGAGGCCAGTGCGGCAAGAACATGGGCGAAATACGTCGCTGCGCGCCCGGCATCTGCGGCAGCATGCCTTACTTGGCACCTGAggtgctgaagaaggagggtgatTATGACCCTCGTGCCGTGGACGTGTGGAGTTCGGCCGTGGTCATGCTTCATCtggtttttggtggtgccaTCTGGCAGAAGGCGCAGGAAGGCGATAActccgccgccaacaagaaTTTCAACGAGCTTGTCCGTGGGTGGGCGCAGTGGAACGCATCACACAAGGACGCCGAAAACCCGGCCATCACGGAGATGGACTATCCCAAAGTCAAGGCGTTCGACTTTGGCGTCAGACCCCCCGCCCTCCGAAGAGTTCTCCTCCAGATGCTCAACCCAAACCCGGACCAGCGCACCTCGATCCACGACGTGGTCAACAACCGATGGGTCAGGAACATCGAATGCTGCCAGAAGGCCGACAACGAAGAGGCCGACCCGGCTACCACCATGATTGACGCATCCAAGAGCGGCTGTCTCATTCGTAGCGGGGAGAAGCTTTTCtgccacaaccacctccccccgaAGAAGCAGTTCACCTCTCATTCTCTGGGAAAGATGCCCGGTAGTGTTGGGTACTGA
- the NMD5 gene encoding Nonsense-mediated mRNA decay protein 5 (COG:U; COG:Y; EggNog:ENOG503NV4X) gives MDATAIRSFIVATLDADADVRRRAELQLKQAEDQPNFTDILLDLVSSEQNVTLQLPTAIYLKNRVNRAWERSDHITTNSVIPEDAKVRFRERLLPVLAGSQAKVRQQLVPVLQRILHFDFPQSWPNFMDYTIQLLNTNTPASVMAGLQCLLAICRTYRFKSPEGETRAPFDKIVEASFPRLLVVCQELVKQESDEAGEMLHIALKCYKHATWLELSDFLRQNEVNLAWCTIFLETVSKPIPATAMQHEDPLERERHHWWKAKKWAYFNLNRLYIRYEPVLGQLTVSRRHGNPNSLMDNASDDQKRFAKDFTAQVAPTIFNHYLQEIEKWVAKTTWLSRPCLSYTIVFLDECIRPKEMWAHLKTHLTTLVTHFIFPVLCLSEDDLEKFEEEPEEYLHRKLNFYEEVSAPDVSATNFLVTLTKARRKQTFEILKFINEVVTQYEASEPDKKNHIAKEGALRMIGTLAPVILGKKSPIADQVEYFLVRFVFPDFSNEQGYLRARACDTVEKFEQLNFKEQNNLLTVYRHILDCMADPKLPVRVTAALALQPLIRHDIIRTSMQSSIPTIMQQLLKLANEADIDALANVMEDFVEVFAAELTPFAVALSEQLRDTYLRIVRELLENNQQRDDLDNEYGDYLDDKSITALGVLQTIGTLILTLESSPDVLLHIEGVLMPVIEITLRNKLYDLYNEVFEIIDSCTFAAKRISPIMWQAFELVHATFKSGAELYLEDMLPALDNFVQFGAPQLIHKPEYVQALFSMVSDMFMENRVGGVDRICACKLAEAMMLSLRGHIDDCVHGFITIAMNVLSGQEVTIKSYKIHLMEMVINAIYYNPLLALHILETQGWTNKFFSLWFGSMESFTRVHDKRLCIMAIVQLITIPNEQIPASVAVGWPRLLKGITILFSTLPAAMKITDDEADREEALRDDFQLDSSAYYDEDEDWDDDGAQWEEGDAAEGEHSESKDESTAYLDFLNEEAQKLQSAEGEVSDDDLGEDSVLLENPLDKIDPYMSFHVSLHRLQQEQPQFYASLTSQLSPDEQAVITHVCAQAEAQAAQHQQAALAAQGAGMNGTS, from the exons ATGGACGCCACCGCAATCAGATCGTTCATCGTCGCTACTCTCGATGCCGACGCTGATGTGCGAAGGCGGGCTGAGCTCCAACTGAAGCAG GCCGAAGATCAGCCCAACTTTAcagacatcctcctcgacctcgtgTCTTCCGAGCAGAACGTCACCCTGCAGCTCCCAA CTGCCATCTATCTTAAAAACCGGGTGAACCGCGCATGGGAGCGTTCAGACCATATCACGACGAACTCAGTAATACCCGAGGATGCGAAGGTGCGCTTCCGCGAGAGGCTACTGCCTGTGCTCGCCGGCTCTCAGGCCAAGGTGAGGCAGCAGCTTGTGCCAGTCCTCCAGCGAATCCTCCACTTCGATTTTCCTCAGTCATGGCCAAACTTTATGGACTATACGATTCAACTACTGAACACAAATACCCCCGCCTCCGTAATGGCTGGTCTGCAATGCCTGCTTGCCATCTGCCGGACCTACAGATTCAAGTCACCAGAGGGTGAGACGAGGGCCCCCTTTGACAAGATTGTCGAGGCCAGCTTCCCAAGACTTTTGGTCGTCTGCCAAGAGCTGGTGAAGCAGGAGAGCGACGAGGCTGGCGAAATGCTGCATATCGCCCTCAAATGTTACAAGCATGCCACCTGG CTTGAGCTTTCGGATTTCCTCCGCCAGAACGAGGTTAACCTTGCGTGGTGCACCATCTTCCTGGAGACTGTTTCCAAGCCGATCCCCGCGACTGCTATGCAGCACGAAGACCCCCTCGAACGCGAGCGTCACCACTGGTGGAAGGCGAAGAAGTGGGCGTATTTCAATCTGAACCGCTTGTATATCAGGTACGAACCGGTGCTGGGTCAA CTGACGGTGTCTCGTAGACACGGCAACCCCAATTCTCTCATGGACAATGCCAGCGACGACCAGAAGAGATTTGCGAAGGACTTCACAGCCCAGGTTGCGCCGACGATTTTCAACCACTACCTGCAAGAGATTGAGAAATGGGTTGCCAAAACCACCTGGCTCAGCAGACCCTGCCTTTCGTACACCATTGTGTTCCTGGACGAGTGCATTCGACCCAAGGAGATGTGGGCGCATCTCAAAACTCACCTTACCACCTTGGTCACTCACTTTATCTTTCCTGTTCTTTGCCTCTCTGAGGACGATCTTGAGAAATTCGAAGAAGAGCCCGAGGAATACTTGCACCGCAAGCTCAACTTCTACGAGGAGGTTTCGGCCCCTGATGTTTCTGCTACCAATTTCTTGGTCACCTTGACAAAGGCGCGGAGAAAGCAGACGTTCGAAATCCTCAAGTTTATCAATGAGGTGGTCACCCAATACGAGGCGTCTGAACCGGACAAGAAGAATCATATCGCCAAGGAGGGTGCTCTCCGCATGATTGGTACTTTGGCTCCGGTCATTCTGGGCAAGAAGTCACCCATCGCCGACCAGGTGGAATATTTCCTCGTCCGCTTCGTCTTCCCTGATTTCAGCAACGAACAAGGGTACCTGCGTGCGCGTGCCTGCGACACTGTGGAGAAGTTTGAGCAGCTGAACTTCAAGGAGCAAAACAATCTCTTGACTGTGTATCGTCACATTCTGGACTGCATGGCGGATCCCAAGTTGCCAGTCCGTGTGACTGCAGCTCTGGCTCTGCAGCCCCTAATCAGACATGACATTATCAGAACCAGCATGCAGTCAAGCATCCCAACAATCATGCAACAGCTCCTCAAGTTGGCTAATGAGGCTGATATCGACGCTCTGGCTAATGTCATGGAAGATTTCGTGGAGGTTTTCGCTGCCGAGCTGACCCCCTTCGCTGTGGCGCTTAGTGAGCAGCTGCGTGACACATACTTGCGCATCGTGCGCGAGTTGTTGGAAAACAATCAGCAACGGGATGATCTCGACAACGAATATGGGGACTACCTAGACGACAAGAGCATCACCGCTTTGGGAGTGCTGCAGACCATCGGCACACTCATCCTTACTCTGGAAAGCTCGCCGGATGTCTTGCTTCACATCGAGGGGGTTCTCATGCCTGTGATTGAGATCACCCTGCGGAACAAGCTTTACG ATCTGTACAACGAAGTGTTCGAGATCATCGATAGCTGCACGTTCGCGGCTAAGCGGATCTCCCCCATCATGTGGCAGGCATTTGAGCTTGTCCATGCCACCTTTAAGTCCGGTGCTGAGCTGTACCTCGAGGACATGCTCCCTGCCCTGGACAACTTTGTGCAGTTCGGTGCCCCTCAGCTTATCCACAAGCCAGAATACGTCCAGGCTTTGTTCTCGATGGTGTCGGACATGTTCATGGAGAACagggttggaggtgttgacCGCATTTGCGCCTGCAAGCTCGCCGAAGCCATGATGCTCAGCCTCCGTGGCCATATCGACGATTGCGTTCACGGCTTCATCACTATCGCTATGAACGTTTTGAGCGGACAGGAAGTCACGATCAAGTCGTACAAGATCCACCTCATGGAGATGGTCATTAACGCCATATACTACAACCCCCTCCTGGCTCTCCACATCTTGGAGACACAGGGCTGGACCAACAAGTTCTTCAGCCTGTGGTTCGGCAGTATGGAATCGTTCACCCGCGTGCATGACAAGAGGCTCTGCATCATGGCTATTGTTCAACTCATTACTATTCCCAATGAACAAATCCCGGCAAGCGTCGCGGTAGGCTGGCCTAGGCTTCTCAAG GGAATCACGATCCTCTTTAGCACCCTTCCGGCAGCTATGAAGA TTACTGACGATGAGGCAGATCGCGAAGAGGCTCTCAGGGATGACTTCCAACTCGACAGCTCAGCGTActatgacgaggatgaggactgGGACGATGATGGTGCTCAGTGGGAGGAAGGCGACGCAGCTGAGGGTGAACACAGTGAAAGCAAGGACGAGAGTACTGCGTACCTTGACTTCCTGAATGAGGAG GCACAAAAGTTGCAGTCCGCCGAGGGTGAGGTCTCCGATGATGACCTGGGCGAAGACAGCGTACTTCTGGAGAATCCTCTGGACAAGATCGACCCATACATGTCGTTCCATGTCTCTCTCCACA GGCTTCAACAAGAACAGCCCCAATTCTACGCCTCGCTTACTTCACAACTCTCGCCCGATGAGCAAGCAGTGATCACCCATGTGTGCGCACAAGCCGAAGCGCAGGCtgcccaacaccaacaggcTGCCCTCGCGGCCCAGGGTGCTGGTATGAATGGTACAAGCTAG